Proteins encoded together in one Penaeus vannamei isolate JL-2024 chromosome 9, ASM4276789v1, whole genome shotgun sequence window:
- the LOC113820318 gene encoding pyruvate dehydrogenase phosphatase regulatory subunit, mitochondrial-like — protein sequence MLCQFSKIGTATRGRVLENGVPCCLSFGSSYNRKANSNKPSLYRGLPSDVRFSSSLPTQAQVVICGAGVVGNSIAYHLTREGWTDVVVLDQNEIGSGTSHSGSGVLGLFKPSSERQIVTYSVNLIKTLQEQGYNLGFKQCGSLNLAQTRDRAIALKRRLAYTKPSGLECEWLDRHEIKRLHPHLYTGDLEGGVWVADDAVANPSAVCSTLALLAQMQGAFYMEGCSVLRVITDEIPHSQIVPKVTQIVTSHGNIHCEYFVNASGMWARNLGEKSSPKVRVPAFPAEHFYLHTEKVMEALDALPVVRDYDSHTFCLTRDQEFVVGGFEKDAKPAFDTGIPSNWKETLEGDDEHFRTIREAAEHRLPVLKESQYKPLINAPDNFTPDGKWILGETPEIDNYFVAVGMNGNSLQGAGGAGQAIAEWIMYGSLSKEMLPFDVRRFVDLHNNRRYLKERTREVVGRHYDILYPGQCEYKYARKLRCSPINSEQEARGAVFGTRMGFERPLYFDITHKRGDPPAQMPEGTFGKPSFIDCVREEYHACREGVGVIDLSSFTKIEITSVGFDKYRQFDAEETKVSVVETGKNCKIKVCVLFKLCIPCESSLVRKNLDSTAPEVCLQ from the exons ATGCTTTGCCAATTTTCTAAGATTGGCACAGCCACAAGGGGCCGTGTGCTAGAGAATGGGGTTCCTTGCTGCCTTTCCTTTGGCAGTAGCTATAACAGAAAGGCAAATAGCAACAAGCCATCCCTGTACAGAGGGTTGCCTTCTGATGTGAGATTTTCTTCAAGCTTACCTACTCAGGCACAG GTTGTTATCTGTGGCGCAGGAGTGGTAGGAAACAGTATTGCATATCATTTAACTCGAGAAGGATGGACGGATGTTGTTGTTTTAGACCAGAATGA GATAGGGTCTGGCACTTCGCATAGTGGATCTGGTGTACTTGGCTTGTTTAAACCATCGTCAGAAAGGCAAATTGTTACATATTCAGTCAATCTGATTAAGACCCTCCAAGAACAGGGCTATAATTTGG GCTTCAAGCAGTGTGGCAGTTTGAACCTGGCTCAGACTAGGGACAGAGCAATTGCACTGAAACGAAGACTTGCATACACTAAACCTTCTGGACTTGAATGTGAG TGGTTAGATAGACATGAAATTAAACGTTTACATCCACACCTCTATACTGGAGACCTTGAAGGCGGAGTCTGGGTAGCAGATGATGCAGTTGCAAACCCTTCTGCAGTATGCTCAACTTTGGCTTTGCTAGCTCAGATGCAAG GAGCTTTTTACATGGAAGGATGTTCTGTTCTACGTGTTATAACAGATGAAATACCACACTCACAAATTGTGCCGAAAGTTACACAGATTGTAACTTCTCATGGAAACATACATTGTGAATACTTTGTTAATGCATCTGGAATG TGGGCCCGCAATTTAGGAGAAAAAAGTTCTCCGAAAGTTCGAGTTCCTGCTTTCCCAGCTGAGCATTTCTACCTACACACAGA GAAAGTAATGGAAGCATTGGATGCCTTACCAGTTGTTCGTGATTATGATTCACACACATTCTGCCTGACTCGTGATCAGGAGTTTGTGGTTGGAGGATTTGAAAAAGATGCAAAGCCAGCCTTTGATACTGGAATACCAAGCAACTGGAAAGAAACACTAGAAGGAGATGATGAACATTTTA GAACTATCCGAGAGGCAGCAGAGCACAGACTTCCTGTTCTAAAAGAATCTCAGTATAAGCCTCTTATCAATGCTCCTGATAACTTTACTCCAGATGGAAAATGGATTCTAGGAGAAACACCTGAG ATTGACAATTATTTTGTAGCAGTAGGAATGAATGGTAACAGCTTACAAGGTGCAGGTGGGGCAGGCCAAGCTATAGCTGAATGGATAATGTATGGCTCATTATCAAAAGAGATGTTGCCATTTGATGTTAGACGCTTTGTTGATCTTCACAATAACAGACGTTACCTCAAGGAGAGGACACGTGAAGTTGTTGGGAG GCACTATGATATCCTATATCCTGGCcagtgtgaatataaatatgccAGAAAGCTGAGATGTTCCCCAATAAATAGTGAGCAAGAAGCACGTGGTGCAGTTTTTGGAACACGAATGGGATTTGAACGTCCTCTTTATTTTGATATCACGCACAAGA GAGGAGACCCACCAGCACAGATGCCAGAAGGGACCTTTGGAAAGCCATCATTTATAGACTGTGTTCGTGAAGAATACCATGCTTGTCGTGAAGGAGTTGGTGTTATAGATCTCTCCTCTTTTACAAAGATTGAAATTACG